In Bradyrhizobium erythrophlei, a single genomic region encodes these proteins:
- a CDS encoding TRAP transporter substrate-binding protein → MSFSVNRRHLLRSSAALAATGLAAPVLIGRAEAAVLKLKLSSSQANDPKFANGRVYYDNLVKQIAASNLAGQIEVAFFPDNQLGQEIDVINSVKLGVIDMMVSGSSIAANLVPVVGTYDLGYLFSSFPQQTKAFDAGAAAPIEQALLKGSNIRIIAWAYNFGSRSVLARKAVNNPDDLAGLKIRTLPNPVITECLRLMGAAATPMAFGEIYAALQAGVLDGLEHDPPTIVASKFFETAKFYSLTQHNFSPLAIYCSENTLNRMPTATREAFTDITRKAAADTRAHGLAVEKEALVQLKDKGVTVIDCDREAFRKRVLPQSDAFVKARPEAKPVVDLIRATSV, encoded by the coding sequence ATGTCGTTTTCGGTCAATCGCCGTCACCTGCTTCGTTCGTCGGCCGCGCTCGCGGCAACCGGTCTCGCCGCACCGGTGCTGATCGGTCGCGCCGAAGCCGCGGTGCTGAAGCTGAAACTATCCTCCTCGCAGGCCAACGATCCGAAGTTTGCCAATGGCCGCGTCTACTACGACAACCTCGTCAAGCAGATCGCGGCCTCGAACCTCGCCGGACAGATCGAGGTGGCGTTCTTTCCCGACAATCAGCTCGGCCAGGAGATCGACGTCATCAACTCGGTCAAGCTGGGCGTGATCGACATGATGGTCTCAGGCTCATCGATTGCCGCCAATCTGGTGCCTGTCGTCGGCACCTATGATCTCGGCTATTTATTCTCGTCATTTCCGCAACAGACCAAGGCGTTCGATGCCGGCGCGGCCGCGCCGATCGAGCAGGCGCTGCTCAAGGGCTCCAATATCCGCATCATCGCCTGGGCCTATAATTTCGGCTCGCGCTCGGTACTGGCGCGCAAGGCGGTCAACAACCCCGATGACCTCGCTGGCCTCAAGATCCGCACCCTGCCCAATCCCGTGATCACCGAATGCCTGCGCCTGATGGGAGCCGCCGCCACGCCGATGGCATTCGGCGAGATCTATGCGGCATTGCAGGCCGGTGTGCTCGACGGGCTGGAGCACGATCCGCCGACCATTGTCGCCTCGAAATTCTTCGAAACCGCGAAATTCTATTCGCTGACCCAGCACAACTTCTCGCCGCTTGCGATCTACTGCTCTGAAAACACGTTGAACCGCATGCCGACAGCGACCCGCGAGGCCTTCACCGACATCACGAGAAAGGCCGCCGCCGATACCCGCGCACATGGTCTGGCGGTCGAAAAAGAAGCGTTGGTGCAGCTGAAGGACAAGGGCGTCACCGTGATCGATTGCGACCGCGAGGCCTTCCGCAAGCGCGTGCTTCCGCAGAGCGACGCCTTCGTCAAGGCGCGCCCCGAGGCCAAGCCCGTGGTCGATCTGATCCGCGCCACCTCGGTCTGA
- a CDS encoding response regulator transcription factor — translation MPENQKLKTKVLIVDDHPVVVSGCRSLFASDSSVRIEGAGNAKAGYTAFVDGKPDITVIDIKLPDVSGFELMRQIRKEDPDARIIMFSMNDDPAFVVRAIEMGAQGYLSKSDDPRLFVKAVLKVAAGENYISPHLAEAVTFSSAVVKASPTNKMTARELEILTLLRRGDKIAEIADALGISYKTVANTTSLLKQKLRARSHSDLIRMAVEMNLG, via the coding sequence ATGCCGGAAAATCAGAAACTGAAAACGAAAGTATTGATCGTCGACGACCATCCGGTCGTCGTGTCCGGCTGCAGGTCGTTGTTTGCCTCCGACTCTTCCGTCAGGATCGAGGGCGCCGGAAACGCCAAAGCTGGCTACACCGCCTTCGTGGACGGCAAGCCCGACATCACCGTCATCGATATCAAACTGCCGGACGTTTCCGGCTTCGAATTGATGCGGCAAATCCGCAAAGAAGATCCCGACGCCAGAATCATCATGTTCAGCATGAACGACGATCCGGCCTTTGTGGTGCGTGCGATCGAAATGGGCGCGCAAGGCTATCTCTCAAAATCCGATGACCCGCGGCTTTTCGTCAAAGCCGTACTTAAGGTGGCGGCTGGAGAAAATTACATTTCCCCGCATCTGGCGGAAGCCGTTACTTTCTCGTCCGCTGTCGTCAAAGCTAGCCCAACAAACAAGATGACAGCGCGTGAACTGGAGATTCTGACGCTGCTGCGCAGGGGCGACAAGATCGCCGAAATTGCGGACGCGCTCGGCATTTCCTACAAGACGGTCGCCAATACCACTTCTCTTCTGAAGCAGAAGCTCCGCGCCAGAAGTCATTCTGACCTCATCCGCATGGCAGTCGAGATGAATCTCGGTTGA
- a CDS encoding outer membrane protein encodes MKNIILGAVSALLLGTTTGLAADLPVKAPPPVVIYDWTGFYIGVSGGGSLGGSNHVDPAGQNLTADGFNLKGGLVGGTIGYNWQVSSFVLGFEGDLSWVGEYGNHDDNNNITNNGSSLFADQTFKSFTKENWLGTARVRAGYAVNNLLFYGTGGWAGAGVDAGIKNLASNATVFSSSSTRNGWVAGAGLEWGFAPNWSTKFELLYTKFDDKGFVTALGDGTRSAVTLDDYIFRVGINYRFGGGPVVAKY; translated from the coding sequence ATGAAGAACATCATCCTTGGCGCAGTCAGCGCTTTGCTCCTGGGAACGACGACAGGCTTGGCTGCCGATCTTCCCGTGAAAGCTCCGCCTCCCGTCGTCATCTACGACTGGACCGGCTTCTACATCGGTGTCTCGGGCGGCGGTTCGCTCGGCGGCAGCAATCACGTCGATCCCGCCGGCCAAAATCTGACGGCGGATGGATTTAACCTGAAGGGCGGCCTGGTCGGCGGCACGATCGGTTACAACTGGCAGGTGTCTAGCTTTGTGCTGGGCTTCGAAGGCGATCTGTCGTGGGTTGGCGAATATGGCAATCACGACGATAATAACAATATTACCAATAATGGATCGTCGCTCTTCGCGGATCAGACTTTCAAGAGCTTCACCAAGGAGAACTGGTTGGGCACGGCGCGGGTGCGCGCCGGATATGCCGTCAACAACCTGCTGTTCTACGGCACTGGCGGCTGGGCCGGTGCAGGCGTCGATGCCGGCATAAAAAACCTCGCCAGTAACGCAACCGTCTTTTCGTCATCGTCGACCCGCAACGGCTGGGTGGCGGGTGCCGGCCTCGAATGGGGATTTGCGCCGAACTGGTCGACCAAGTTTGAGCTGCTGTATACGAAGTTCGACGATAAGGGCTTCGTGACGGCGCTCGGGGATGGCACCCGCAGCGCAGTCACTTTGGATGACTACATCTTCCGCGTCGGCATCAACTATCGCTTCGGTGGCGGTCCGGTGGTCGCGAAATATTGA
- a CDS encoding ATP-binding protein, whose translation MWKRLPLRFRLFLPTIGLLAATLLFGIFALEIFSPDQFENESEDAAGLVRTVTKGLNEALAVAENPEPTLEAFAAGIGSGDAIRYRKADVSVSRPKIRLSTDGVPGWFVSLLRIPNLSTAHPIVVGEKHVGDILFVPDLTPDLNEKWLGFLAIVLSGSALLVLAAVSAYLTTTLALRPLEQLGAGLARMQQGDYDSTIPLLGPPEIRKSCEEANQLARKLKRLAQDNRSMLRKLVSLQDDEREEIAKELHDELGPLLFAIRANAIALSGYSTDPDPEAPSNQLLEAAGAVQQASRRILEGLSPLYLEELGLEKSIETLLQNAHAALPSVATSAEVDPRLDSLDHLMSQTIYRVIQEAITNVIKHAQATTLSVVAAMRDSAVTIEVSDDGIGFSDNVLLGRGLTGMSDRSRALDGKLDLLREDGRTVVRCWLPLAGARAD comes from the coding sequence ATGTGGAAAAGGCTTCCGCTCCGGTTCCGGCTTTTTCTTCCCACGATCGGGCTACTCGCAGCCACGCTGCTTTTTGGCATTTTTGCGCTGGAAATATTTTCGCCCGACCAGTTCGAGAATGAAAGCGAGGACGCCGCAGGGCTGGTGAGAACTGTGACGAAAGGTCTCAACGAGGCGCTCGCGGTAGCGGAGAACCCCGAGCCGACGCTCGAGGCTTTTGCCGCAGGAATTGGAAGCGGGGACGCAATCCGATATCGCAAGGCTGACGTTTCCGTGAGTAGACCCAAAATCCGGTTGAGCACCGATGGGGTTCCCGGCTGGTTTGTCAGCCTCCTGCGAATACCCAACCTTTCCACTGCCCACCCGATCGTTGTCGGCGAAAAGCATGTCGGCGATATCCTCTTTGTCCCCGACCTGACGCCTGATCTTAACGAAAAATGGCTTGGCTTCCTGGCGATCGTCCTGTCGGGATCAGCCTTGCTCGTGCTGGCGGCGGTCAGCGCTTATCTGACGACCACCCTGGCCTTGCGGCCGCTGGAGCAACTCGGGGCCGGTCTGGCCCGGATGCAGCAGGGCGATTACGACAGCACGATTCCGCTTCTCGGTCCTCCCGAAATTCGCAAAAGCTGCGAGGAAGCCAATCAGCTTGCGCGAAAGCTCAAGCGGCTGGCCCAGGACAACCGAAGCATGCTGCGCAAGCTCGTCTCGCTGCAAGACGACGAACGCGAGGAGATCGCAAAGGAATTACATGACGAGCTTGGTCCGTTGCTGTTTGCGATCAGGGCCAACGCGATCGCGCTTTCGGGATACTCCACGGATCCGGATCCGGAAGCGCCGTCCAACCAGCTCCTTGAAGCGGCAGGGGCGGTCCAGCAGGCCAGCCGCCGGATCCTTGAAGGGCTAAGCCCCCTCTATCTCGAAGAACTCGGGTTGGAGAAAAGCATCGAGACGTTGCTGCAAAACGCGCATGCGGCGTTGCCATCGGTTGCAACGTCAGCCGAGGTCGATCCCCGGCTGGACTCCCTCGATCACCTGATGTCGCAAACGATCTACCGCGTCATCCAGGAAGCGATCACCAATGTCATCAAGCACGCCCAGGCGACGACGCTGAGCGTCGTGGCCGCGATGCGCGATTCCGCGGTAACGATCGAGGTGTCAGACGATGGCATCGGATTTTCCGACAACGTTCTGCTTGGCAGGGGATTGACCGGAATGTCCGATCGCAGCCGCGCGCTGGATGGAAAGCTGGATTTGTTGCGCGAGGATGGCAGAACGGTCGTGCGCTGCTGGCTGCCTCTGGCGGGTGCGCGCGCCGACTGA
- a CDS encoding porin has translation MAFHAAPAFADKLDEVLSRLEALEKRDSKLAAENAALKARLNKVETGKSAAPAVSPAVGAVIATRTPTPPPALEAPEIDKNGHGFLEHKKGNPLTFYTPGGEITGYGNIDISFDDTTKSLTNMNLNGASSPVGNFSWLPAISTNTSYLGVRGFQRIENFPLNFVYQLELGFDLSATPGLKQTNSQISDNVNGALFNRNTYIGFASPEFGALKIGKTTAPYENSTGGFNPFAGQIGDMRVIMGNTGGDNRVEFATRLEHSIWYESPTIGGFQFNALFSPGQNRSTISDNIAAGSTDCTGGNDPTSGGLFPNGCNDGAFSNAVSTNLSYTNGPFYATVAYERHFKVNRQSDVSGIYGVPGSSIPSVTTAQLTSCPPGSTTCVGFANATQLAAFNADVADEDAFKVAALYTFTTKTTVGGIFEMMHRYVNPLISFQNERQRNGTWAFLTQELTPVDSVSFGWAHAFKAVGDPGQHNSVASATVVVPGLFDSNGNPVAAASNDNSADMITANYKHKFGSNLTWYTAVAATINGPNAHYDLGAGGRGVTTDCHDAFGASGGLVSQPHCFVGPVLAGVSTGIQWRF, from the coding sequence TTGGCATTTCATGCCGCGCCTGCATTCGCCGACAAGCTGGACGAAGTGCTGTCCCGGCTTGAGGCTCTTGAAAAGAGAGATTCGAAACTTGCGGCGGAAAACGCGGCGCTGAAGGCTCGGCTCAACAAGGTCGAGACCGGCAAGAGCGCCGCGCCAGCCGTTTCGCCCGCCGTCGGCGCGGTGATCGCAACGCGCACACCTACCCCGCCGCCAGCCCTCGAAGCGCCGGAGATTGACAAGAACGGCCACGGCTTCCTCGAGCACAAGAAGGGTAATCCGCTTACCTTCTATACGCCGGGCGGCGAGATCACCGGTTACGGCAACATCGACATCTCGTTCGACGACACCACCAAGAGCCTCACCAACATGAACCTCAACGGCGCGTCGTCGCCCGTCGGCAATTTCAGCTGGTTGCCGGCAATCTCGACCAACACTTCCTATCTCGGCGTGCGTGGTTTTCAGCGCATCGAAAACTTCCCGCTCAACTTCGTCTATCAGCTTGAACTTGGATTTGACCTCTCCGCCACGCCCGGGCTGAAGCAGACCAACAGCCAGATCAGCGACAACGTCAACGGCGCCTTGTTCAACCGCAACACCTATATCGGCTTCGCGTCGCCCGAATTCGGTGCGCTCAAGATCGGCAAGACCACCGCGCCGTACGAGAACTCCACCGGCGGCTTCAACCCGTTTGCGGGCCAGATCGGCGACATGCGCGTCATCATGGGCAACACCGGCGGCGACAACCGCGTCGAGTTTGCAACCCGGCTCGAGCACTCGATCTGGTACGAATCGCCGACCATCGGCGGCTTCCAGTTCAACGCGCTGTTCTCGCCCGGCCAGAACCGCAGCACGATCAGCGATAACATTGCTGCGGGCTCGACCGATTGTACGGGCGGCAACGATCCGACCAGCGGCGGACTGTTCCCGAACGGGTGTAACGACGGTGCATTCTCCAACGCGGTCAGCACCAATCTGAGCTACACCAACGGTCCGTTCTACGCGACGGTCGCTTACGAGCGTCACTTCAAGGTCAACCGGCAGAGCGACGTTTCGGGCATCTATGGCGTTCCCGGTAGTTCCATTCCGTCCGTTACGACCGCCCAGCTCACCAGTTGTCCCCCAGGCTCGACAACGTGTGTGGGTTTCGCCAACGCCACGCAGCTCGCCGCCTTCAACGCCGACGTCGCGGACGAAGACGCCTTCAAGGTTGCGGCGCTCTACACCTTCACGACCAAGACCACGGTCGGCGGCATCTTTGAAATGATGCACCGTTATGTGAACCCGCTGATCTCATTCCAGAACGAGCGTCAACGTAACGGCACCTGGGCCTTCCTGACCCAGGAGCTGACGCCGGTCGACAGCGTCAGCTTCGGCTGGGCCCATGCGTTCAAGGCGGTCGGCGATCCCGGACAACATAATAGCGTCGCCTCGGCTACCGTCGTTGTGCCCGGTCTGTTTGATTCCAACGGCAACCCCGTCGCCGCAGCCAGTAACGACAATTCGGCGGACATGATCACTGCGAACTACAAGCACAAGTTCGGCAGCAACCTGACCTGGTACACCGCAGTCGCGGCTACCATCAACGGACCGAACGCGCACTACGACCTCGGTGCCGGCGGCCGCGGCGTCACCACCGACTGCCACGATGCCTTCGGTGCGTCGGGTGGCCTGGTCTCTCAGCCGCATTGCTTCGTAGGACCCGTTCTGGCCGGCGTCTCCACCGGCATCCAGTGGAGGTTCTAA
- a CDS encoding TRAP transporter large permease subunit, which yields MSEAAIASSGVDSGARRRATAALLWATDTVAASLLAADLAVVIYSVLARSLFTAPVEWADDVARGLMVASAFFGAASALARGENPGVVFFHSLLPEAWQDAVDDVGAALVLVVAAYVAFHAIELGWITSGQTTGAGLPLQLTFYPMGLGAACMTAFAAEILLERNWQRILRAVIILAAISGVFLLGDTFVPDAMPSSGMLMLLGFVITLAGGLPIGFALALAALIFVWAEGSLPGVIFAQQMARGIDNFVLLAIPFFILVGYLMEANGMSVRLIELLQHLVGRMRGGLNVVMVSAMVLFSGISGSKMADVAAVGAVLIPASRKSGQNPGSSVALLAASAVMAETIPPCINLIILGFVANLSIGGLFAAGLLPAALMAAALIAVSIFFGKPSSAVPPVLVERAAMGRMWLGAGVSLGLIAMIFIGFKSGFATATEISAFASLYAIVVGSLMFRELTPAAAWRSFVHAAARSGLVLFIVAAAQSLAFVLTLQQVPHAMGEFMVGLSQQSGTWLFMLLSILILIVMGSVLEGAAALIIFGPLLVPVASKLGIAPLHYGVVLVIAMGIGLFAPPLGLGLYGACLIGKVPVEQTVRPMLGYLGLLFVCLLIIAFVPAISTLLPKLMGY from the coding sequence ATGTCAGAAGCCGCAATCGCCTCGTCTGGCGTGGACAGCGGCGCCCGTCGGCGCGCAACGGCCGCGCTGCTCTGGGCCACGGATACGGTTGCGGCAAGCCTTCTGGCCGCCGACCTCGCCGTCGTCATCTATTCGGTGCTGGCGCGTTCGTTGTTTACCGCGCCTGTCGAATGGGCCGACGACGTCGCGCGCGGCCTGATGGTGGCCTCCGCCTTTTTCGGTGCGGCTTCGGCACTCGCGCGTGGCGAAAATCCCGGCGTGGTGTTCTTCCATTCGTTGCTGCCGGAAGCCTGGCAGGACGCCGTCGATGACGTCGGGGCCGCGCTGGTGCTGGTCGTGGCGGCTTACGTGGCCTTTCACGCCATCGAACTCGGCTGGATCACCTCGGGACAAACGACCGGCGCCGGCCTGCCCCTGCAACTGACGTTCTATCCGATGGGTCTCGGTGCGGCATGCATGACGGCGTTTGCCGCCGAGATCCTGTTGGAGCGAAACTGGCAACGTATCCTGCGCGCAGTCATCATCCTCGCCGCGATATCCGGCGTCTTTTTGTTAGGTGACACTTTCGTTCCCGACGCCATGCCTTCCTCCGGCATGCTGATGCTTCTCGGATTCGTAATCACGCTCGCCGGCGGCCTTCCGATCGGCTTTGCGTTAGCGCTGGCGGCGCTGATCTTCGTCTGGGCCGAGGGCAGCCTGCCCGGCGTGATCTTTGCCCAGCAAATGGCGCGCGGGATCGACAACTTCGTGTTGCTGGCGATTCCATTCTTCATTCTGGTTGGCTACCTGATGGAAGCCAACGGCATGTCGGTGCGGCTGATCGAACTGTTACAGCATCTGGTTGGGCGGATGCGCGGTGGGCTGAATGTCGTGATGGTCAGCGCCATGGTGCTGTTCTCCGGTATTTCCGGCTCCAAGATGGCGGACGTCGCAGCGGTCGGCGCGGTTCTGATCCCGGCCTCGCGCAAGTCCGGACAAAACCCGGGCTCGTCGGTGGCGCTGCTCGCCGCCTCCGCCGTCATGGCCGAGACCATTCCGCCCTGCATCAACCTCATCATCCTCGGCTTCGTCGCCAATCTCTCGATCGGCGGGTTGTTTGCCGCAGGGCTACTTCCTGCCGCGCTGATGGCGGCGGCGCTGATCGCGGTGTCGATTTTCTTCGGCAAGCCTTCGAGCGCCGTGCCGCCGGTACTGGTAGAGCGCGCGGCGATGGGGCGGATGTGGTTGGGGGCCGGCGTCTCGCTCGGTCTGATCGCGATGATCTTTATCGGCTTCAAATCGGGGTTTGCCACCGCCACCGAGATTTCGGCCTTCGCCTCGCTCTATGCGATTGTGGTGGGATCGCTGATGTTCCGCGAATTGACGCCCGCCGCCGCATGGCGAAGCTTCGTCCACGCCGCCGCGCGTTCGGGCCTCGTACTGTTCATCGTCGCGGCCGCGCAATCGCTCGCGTTCGTGCTGACCTTGCAACAGGTGCCGCACGCGATGGGAGAGTTCATGGTGGGACTGTCGCAGCAAAGCGGCACCTGGCTCTTCATGCTGCTCTCGATTCTGATCCTGATCGTGATGGGCTCGGTACTGGAGGGCGCTGCCGCCCTGATCATCTTCGGGCCGCTGCTGGTGCCTGTCGCCAGCAAGCTCGGCATTGCGCCATTGCACTATGGCGTGGTGCTGGTGATCGCCATGGGCATCGGCCTGTTCGCGCCGCCGCTGGGCCTTGGACTTTATGGCGCCTGCCTGATCGGCAAGGTGCCGGTCGAACAGACCGTGCGGCCGATGCTCGGCTATCTCGGACTATTGTTCGTCTGCCTCTTGATCATCGCCTTCGTGCCTGCCATCAGCACGTTGCTGCCAAAGCTTATGGGCTATTAA
- a CDS encoding NAD(P)-dependent oxidoreductase, with translation MKILLTHTPHMRDNYYGPRALVGLSALGDVVLHQGGDTMEGQALIAAAKGCDLIVADRATALPAAIFDALPALKAALRCAVDIRNIDVAAASSHGILVTRAKPGFVESVTELVFGFLVDLNRGVSRAAAAFQAGKVPTAEMGRQLSGTTIGIIGYGAIGRAVAPIAAAMGMRVLISDPHVTIKEPAFQQVDLATLLAQSDHVVCLAVANEATENLINAAAFAQMRKDAVFINVSRGNLVDEAALTAAITQGKIAGAAIDVGRAPDQMPTPAIAALPNVIATPHIGGLTPPAIEAQALNTVEQVRALVSGAVPEGAANAENWTRRI, from the coding sequence ATGAAGATTCTCCTGACCCACACGCCCCACATGCGCGACAATTACTATGGCCCCCGCGCGCTCGTCGGCCTCTCCGCGCTCGGCGACGTGGTGCTGCATCAGGGCGGCGACACCATGGAAGGGCAAGCGCTGATTGCCGCCGCAAAGGGATGCGACCTCATCGTCGCCGATCGCGCCACCGCGCTGCCGGCCGCGATCTTCGACGCCCTTCCCGCGCTGAAGGCCGCGTTACGCTGCGCGGTCGACATCCGCAATATAGACGTCGCTGCCGCGTCCTCGCACGGCATCCTCGTCACCCGCGCCAAACCCGGCTTCGTCGAATCCGTGACCGAACTGGTGTTCGGCTTCCTGGTCGATCTCAATCGCGGCGTCTCGCGCGCTGCCGCTGCCTTTCAGGCCGGTAAAGTGCCGACCGCAGAGATGGGGCGGCAGCTTTCGGGCACCACGATCGGCATCATCGGTTACGGCGCGATCGGCCGCGCGGTGGCGCCGATTGCGGCCGCGATGGGCATGCGGGTTCTGATTTCCGATCCTCACGTGACGATCAAGGAACCAGCCTTCCAGCAGGTCGATCTTGCGACGCTGCTCGCTCAATCCGATCACGTGGTCTGCCTTGCGGTCGCGAATGAAGCCACGGAGAACCTGATCAACGCTGCGGCCTTCGCCCAAATGCGCAAGGATGCGGTGTTCATCAATGTCTCGCGCGGCAATCTGGTCGACGAGGCGGCGCTGACTGCGGCGATCACGCAAGGAAAAATCGCAGGTGCGGCGATCGACGTCGGCCGCGCGCCAGACCAGATGCCGACGCCCGCCATCGCGGCGTTGCCCAATGTGATCGCCACGCCGCATATCGGCGGTCTCACACCACCCGCCATCGAGGCACAGGCGCTGAACACGGTGGAACAGGTACGTGCGCTGGTATCCGGGGCCGTGCCTGAGGGCGCCGCGAATGCCGAAAACTGGACTCGCCGGATCTGA
- a CDS encoding molybdate ABC transporter substrate-binding protein produces the protein MKAQGAIAAIVGLALPLLTTQVQAAELKVLASTAVKTTVEELAPQFEKATGNKIDVTFSPASVLKEKIDQGTAFDVTILTTPIIDGLAAGGKIDTTRIAIAHSGIGVAIKKGAAKPDISSSEAFKQALLKANSVGYTAGGATGVYLKTLFEKLGIAEALKPKLKLLQGGVGEAVTSGEIEIGMTQISEILPHPGAELAGPLPSDIQSYTSFSAAVSTSSREADAAKAFVKFLAGPSALAVIKAKGMEPG, from the coding sequence ATGAAAGCCCAAGGTGCGATCGCTGCAATCGTCGGACTGGCGCTGCCGCTGCTGACCACGCAAGTACAGGCCGCCGAGCTCAAGGTTCTGGCCTCGACCGCCGTGAAGACGACGGTCGAAGAACTCGCCCCGCAATTCGAGAAAGCCACGGGCAACAAGATCGATGTGACCTTTTCGCCGGCTTCCGTCCTGAAAGAGAAGATCGACCAGGGCACCGCCTTCGACGTTACCATTCTGACGACGCCGATCATCGATGGCCTTGCGGCTGGCGGCAAGATCGACACCACGCGCATCGCGATTGCGCATTCGGGAATCGGTGTTGCGATCAAGAAAGGCGCCGCAAAGCCCGATATCAGCAGCAGCGAGGCATTCAAACAGGCGCTGCTGAAGGCGAACTCGGTCGGCTATACCGCAGGCGGCGCGACGGGCGTCTATCTCAAAACCCTGTTCGAGAAGCTTGGCATTGCGGAAGCGCTCAAGCCCAAGCTCAAGCTGTTGCAGGGCGGCGTCGGCGAAGCGGTCACGTCGGGCGAAATCGAGATCGGCATGACCCAGATCAGCGAAATCCTGCCCCACCCCGGCGCGGAACTGGCCGGACCGCTGCCGTCGGATATCCAGTCCTACACCTCCTTCTCGGCCGCCGTGTCGACATCCAGCAGGGAAGCCGATGCTGCGAAAGCATTCGTCAAATTTCTTGCCGGACCGTCCGCGCTGGCGGTGATCAAGGCGAAGGGCATGGAGCCCGGTTGA
- a CDS encoding alpha/beta fold hydrolase → MVKRREFLVGVFTVALAGQIATAATAADNSASGIYAEIPGVKLWFTDSGGMGTPIVLLHANTGTSAVWTDQVTSFSQAGYRVIAFDRRGWGKSIANPATGPQPGSIAGDLDALADYLKLDKFHLLGVAGGGFAALDYAAWHPEKLRSLVIGASTGSIRDREIADFSSRIEIQELRKLPAVYREVGASYRGANPDGTKRWIEIDEHSRQKDAPSQPLRTPNTFAKIETIPTATLIVAADADLLAPPALMRIWAGHVKNHEWANVPDSGHAIAWEHPDVFNEKVLEFVKRH, encoded by the coding sequence ATGGTCAAGCGGCGCGAATTTCTTGTCGGTGTTTTCACGGTGGCACTCGCAGGCCAGATCGCCACGGCGGCAACCGCCGCGGATAATTCTGCTTCAGGCATATATGCCGAAATCCCCGGCGTAAAATTGTGGTTCACCGATAGCGGCGGCATGGGCACGCCCATCGTGCTGCTGCATGCCAATACCGGCACCAGCGCCGTCTGGACCGATCAAGTCACGAGCTTTTCGCAGGCCGGATATCGCGTCATCGCTTTCGATCGCCGCGGCTGGGGCAAGAGCATTGCAAACCCGGCCACGGGACCGCAGCCCGGAAGCATTGCGGGCGACCTCGATGCGCTGGCGGATTATCTCAAACTCGACAAATTCCATCTGCTCGGCGTCGCCGGTGGCGGCTTTGCCGCGCTCGACTACGCCGCCTGGCATCCGGAAAAACTGCGAAGCCTCGTGATCGGCGCCAGCACCGGGAGCATCCGCGACAGGGAGATCGCCGATTTCTCGTCGCGCATTGAAATTCAGGAATTGCGAAAATTACCCGCGGTCTACCGCGAAGTCGGCGCCTCCTACCGCGGCGCCAATCCGGACGGCACCAAACGCTGGATCGAGATCGACGAACATTCCCGGCAAAAAGATGCGCCAAGCCAGCCGCTGCGCACGCCGAACACATTTGCGAAGATCGAAACCATCCCGACCGCTACCCTCATTGTTGCCGCGGATGCCGATCTGCTTGCGCCTCCCGCGCTGATGCGCATCTGGGCTGGCCATGTCAAAAATCACGAATGGGCAAACGTGCCCGATTCCGGTCACGCGATTGCGTGGGAGCATCCGGACGTGTTCAACGAGAAGGTCCTCGAATTCGTCAAGCGGCATTGA
- a CDS encoding transporter, translating into MAINFDLRRWFLAASVMLIFTDAHADSCPQASEEIATDRPDVTNSSIVVPFGSLQNENGINVSGRDGGQRVDGANSRWRLGIAPCLEVLVDLPTYLANVHGTGVSGFTDVSPAIKWQISPVPGKIDLSIVTGVALPTGAVAIAGRGAQPYLQMPWSAELHDGWGISGMLTEFFRPDDFTARSITETTFVVEKKLTPRFSLFTEYVGDYPQGGSPSQLWNSGGVYHLTKTQQVDFHVAVGLNHNAPSYIVGLGYSFRVDGLFRQ; encoded by the coding sequence TTGGCGATCAATTTCGACCTTCGCAGGTGGTTTCTGGCCGCCTCGGTGATGCTGATTTTTACGGATGCGCACGCCGACAGTTGCCCGCAGGCGTCGGAGGAGATCGCGACCGATCGGCCGGATGTGACCAATTCCAGCATCGTCGTTCCCTTCGGCAGCCTGCAAAACGAGAACGGTATCAATGTCAGCGGCCGCGACGGCGGCCAACGCGTCGATGGCGCCAACAGCCGGTGGCGACTGGGCATAGCGCCCTGCCTGGAAGTGCTGGTCGATCTGCCGACTTATTTGGCCAACGTGCACGGCACGGGCGTGTCCGGCTTTACCGACGTATCGCCGGCGATCAAATGGCAGATCAGCCCGGTGCCGGGAAAAATTGATCTATCGATCGTTACCGGCGTGGCGCTACCGACCGGTGCGGTCGCGATCGCCGGACGCGGCGCGCAGCCTTATCTGCAAATGCCGTGGTCGGCGGAGCTCCATGACGGCTGGGGCATCAGCGGCATGCTCACCGAATTCTTTCGTCCCGACGATTTCACCGCGAGGAGCATCACGGAGACGACCTTCGTCGTGGAAAAAAAGCTGACGCCACGCTTCAGCCTGTTCACCGAATATGTCGGCGACTATCCGCAAGGCGGAAGCCCGAGCCAGCTCTGGAATTCCGGTGGCGTCTACCACCTGACCAAGACCCAGCAGGTCGATTTTCATGTCGCGGTCGGGCTGAACCACAACGCGCCGAGCTACATTGTCGGCCTTGGTTATTCATTCCGCGTCGACGGGCTGTTCCGCCAATAA